In Rhodothermus marinus DSM 4252, a single genomic region encodes these proteins:
- the fliR gene encoding flagellar biosynthetic protein FliR: MPLLNPEYLLRVLLVFVRISGVLLAAPFFGQLSIPVRVRVLLAVLLAYSLSGLVAGPLPPHADQALGFIVAVALEALTGLLLGFAAHMIFWAVEMAGDLIGFQIGLHMAQVFNPLEGHAANPLGRLLSLAALMIFVLLDGHHVVLRALVESFRVVPLAGANLAASQPLLVQWVWDFLVLALRLAAPFMVTILLIDVALGIFARVVPQADLFSIALPLKLLVGLALALFYMRAFFPLMATLISNIDDELLRLLGAILPP, encoded by the coding sequence ATGCCCCTGCTGAACCCGGAATACCTGCTGCGCGTGCTGCTGGTGTTCGTGCGGATCAGCGGGGTGCTGCTGGCGGCCCCGTTCTTCGGCCAGCTCTCGATTCCGGTGCGCGTGCGCGTGTTGCTGGCCGTGCTGCTGGCCTACAGCCTGTCGGGACTGGTAGCGGGCCCGCTGCCGCCCCATGCCGATCAGGCGCTCGGATTCATCGTGGCCGTTGCGCTGGAAGCATTGACCGGCCTGCTGCTGGGCTTTGCCGCGCACATGATCTTCTGGGCCGTCGAAATGGCCGGCGACCTGATCGGCTTCCAGATCGGGCTCCACATGGCCCAGGTCTTCAACCCGCTGGAAGGACACGCGGCCAACCCGCTGGGCCGACTGCTTTCGCTGGCCGCGCTGATGATCTTCGTGCTGCTGGACGGCCATCACGTGGTGCTGCGCGCCCTGGTCGAGTCATTCCGCGTCGTCCCCCTGGCGGGTGCGAACCTCGCGGCCAGCCAGCCGCTGCTGGTCCAATGGGTCTGGGATTTTCTGGTGCTGGCGCTGCGCCTGGCCGCGCCGTTCATGGTGACGATCCTGCTGATCGACGTGGCCCTGGGCATCTTTGCGCGCGTCGTCCCCCAGGCCGACCTGTTTTCCATTGCGCTACCGCTCAAGCTGCTCGTCGGGCTGGCCCTGGCGCTGTTCTACATGCGGGCCTTTTTCCCGCTGATGGCCACATTGATCAGCAATATCGACGACGAGCTGCTCCGACTGCTGGGCGCCATCCTGCCGCCCTGA
- the fliQ gene encoding flagellar biosynthesis protein FliQ → MTSEVALYWIQEALKTALLLVGPLLAVALIVGLIVSLLQAITSVQEMTLSYIPKILAVGFVLLLLAPWMLQMLTDFAVQVLQFIPNVSH, encoded by the coding sequence ATGACCAGCGAAGTCGCTCTGTACTGGATTCAGGAAGCGCTCAAAACCGCCCTGCTGCTGGTAGGACCGCTGCTGGCGGTGGCGCTGATCGTGGGCCTGATCGTGAGCCTGCTGCAGGCCATCACCTCGGTGCAGGAAATGACGCTCAGCTACATTCCCAAGATTCTGGCCGTGGGGTTCGTGTTGCTGTTGTTGGCGCCCTGGATGCTGCAGATGCTGACGGATTTTGCCGTGCAGGTGCTGCAGTTCATCCCGAACGTGTCGCACTGA
- the fliP gene encoding flagellar type III secretion system pore protein FliP (The bacterial flagellar biogenesis protein FliP forms a type III secretion system (T3SS)-type pore required for flagellar assembly.), with protein MRRKLSLLGLSLCLLLPGPALPALAQQTQTQQTTPQTPPASGGSTLLGPLPRIQLGENEDFALPLQLLLLLTILSLAPAIIILTTSFTRLVVIFSILRTALGLQQSPPTQVLIGLALFLTLFIMYPVFDQIHDEALRPYLDGEITQQVALERAAAPLRAFMLRQTREKDLMLFMDLANVEAFDRPEDVPFYILVPAFVISELRIAFQIGFMIFLPFLLVDLIVASVLMSMGMMMLPPVMISLPLKLLLFVLADGWYLVVESVVRGYLGG; from the coding sequence ATGCGTCGTAAGCTGTCGCTTCTGGGCCTGTCGCTGTGCCTGCTGCTCCCGGGGCCTGCTCTGCCGGCCCTCGCCCAGCAGACGCAAACCCAGCAGACCACCCCGCAGACACCGCCTGCTTCCGGCGGCAGCACGCTGCTGGGCCCGCTCCCCCGCATTCAGCTCGGCGAGAACGAAGACTTCGCGCTGCCGCTGCAGCTGCTGCTGCTGCTCACCATCCTGTCGCTGGCTCCGGCCATCATCATCCTGACCACCAGTTTTACCCGACTGGTGGTCATCTTCAGCATCCTGCGGACGGCACTCGGCCTGCAACAATCCCCGCCCACGCAGGTGCTGATCGGGCTGGCGCTCTTTCTGACGCTGTTCATCATGTACCCGGTGTTCGATCAGATTCACGACGAGGCGCTGCGGCCCTATCTGGACGGCGAGATCACCCAGCAGGTGGCGCTCGAACGGGCCGCCGCGCCGCTGCGCGCTTTCATGCTGCGCCAGACCCGCGAAAAAGACCTGATGCTGTTCATGGACCTGGCCAACGTCGAAGCCTTCGACCGGCCCGAAGACGTGCCCTTCTACATTCTGGTCCCGGCCTTCGTGATCAGCGAACTGCGCATCGCCTTCCAGATCGGCTTCATGATCTTTCTGCCCTTTCTGCTGGTGGACTTGATCGTCGCCAGCGTGCTGATGAGCATGGGCATGATGATGCTGCCGCCGGTCATGATCTCGCTGCCGCTCAAGCTGCTACTGTTCGTGCTGGCCGACGGCTGGTATCTCGTGGTAGAATCGGTCGTTCGCGGTTATCTCGGCGGTTAA
- a CDS encoding FliO/MopB family protein — translation MTFRVRSASGFPLRRLLLLGGGLVLLWLALQWASTPAAPPATAPPTVADSTRVLPVRSESAPPYLSARYVLVLLVLAAGAVLALYLHRRTRTLPGPALLRPIGQLSLGPGQQIRLVACGDELLILGVTSQQITLLKSMPLPQELQHEHSAEATASSTFARMLTTLSARASQTDHAS, via the coding sequence ATGACGTTCCGCGTGCGCTCCGCCAGCGGCTTTCCGCTCCGCCGCCTGCTTCTGCTGGGCGGCGGGCTTGTTTTGCTCTGGCTGGCGCTCCAGTGGGCCTCCACACCCGCTGCGCCTCCTGCCACTGCTCCACCAACCGTTGCGGATTCCACACGGGTTCTGCCTGTCCGCTCGGAGTCCGCGCCACCCTATCTGAGCGCTCGCTACGTGCTGGTGCTGCTTGTTCTGGCCGCCGGAGCCGTCCTGGCGCTCTACCTGCACCGCCGCACCCGCACGCTCCCCGGTCCCGCCCTGCTACGCCCGATTGGCCAGCTCTCGCTGGGCCCCGGACAGCAGATCCGCCTCGTCGCCTGCGGGGACGAACTGCTGATTCTGGGCGTCACCTCCCAGCAGATCACGCTGCTTAAAAGTATGCCGCTTCCGCAGGAACTGCAGCACGAGCATTCGGCCGAAGCGACTGCTTCCTCTACCTTCGCCCGGATGCTCACCACCCTGTCCGCACGAGCCTCGCAGACCGACCATGCGTCGTAA
- the fliN gene encoding flagellar motor switch protein FliN, with amino-acid sequence MSSNPTLPRLEATREALQQFLQTLLNQELTLELGTPATITTDQLNELAGDRVLIWASSEPFAIGLTPDWIPLLSQAMLGEALNPGDEGTDDLLGEVAAQGYGTLRNALAAEGVRLPEVSFVVQQPGSGAAQPPVELPDSLLQLPFTLQIGDTRHEGFILLPPSVTQQPTSRAPKATAAGAAEQAAVEVRPASFGELGPERIGDGGVKGNLELLADVELEIVVELGRRRLPLADVLRLTTGSIIELEKLVGEPLEIYANGRLIAEGEAVVIDEQFGVRITSLVTGSRQREKALF; translated from the coding sequence ATGAGCTCGAATCCGACGCTTCCGCGGCTTGAGGCCACCCGCGAGGCCCTGCAACAGTTTCTGCAGACGCTGCTGAACCAGGAGCTTACCCTGGAGCTGGGTACGCCTGCCACGATCACGACCGACCAGCTGAACGAGCTGGCCGGCGATCGCGTGCTCATCTGGGCCAGCAGCGAGCCGTTCGCCATCGGGTTGACGCCGGACTGGATCCCGCTGCTGTCGCAGGCCATGCTGGGCGAAGCGCTCAACCCCGGCGACGAGGGCACCGATGACCTGCTAGGCGAAGTGGCCGCTCAGGGCTACGGCACGCTGCGCAACGCACTGGCCGCCGAAGGCGTGCGCTTGCCCGAGGTAAGCTTCGTCGTCCAGCAGCCCGGTTCCGGGGCCGCCCAGCCTCCGGTGGAACTGCCCGACTCGCTGTTGCAACTTCCATTTACGCTGCAGATCGGTGACACGCGGCACGAAGGCTTTATTCTGCTACCTCCGAGCGTGACGCAACAGCCGACTTCCAGAGCACCCAAGGCGACGGCTGCAGGAGCCGCCGAGCAAGCGGCCGTCGAAGTACGTCCGGCCTCCTTTGGCGAACTGGGCCCCGAGCGCATCGGCGACGGCGGCGTCAAAGGCAACCTGGAACTGCTGGCCGATGTCGAGCTGGAGATCGTCGTCGAGCTGGGCCGACGCCGCCTGCCGCTGGCCGACGTGCTGCGGCTGACCACCGGCAGCATCATCGAACTGGAAAAACTGGTCGGCGAACCGCTGGAAATTTATGCCAACGGCCGGCTCATCGCCGAGGGCGAAGCCGTCGTGATCGACGAGCAGTTCGGCGTACGCATTACCAGCCTGGTCACCGGAAGCCGCCAGCGCGAAAAGGCACTGTTCTGA
- the fliM gene encoding flagellar motor switch protein FliM, whose product MAKPLSQEEIDILLEVRSQIGEQGDYDLEALESMMTAEAEKKILPYNFKRPRLFSQDQMRVLHYVHEAFARDLSVYLSAQLRTLVDISLSAIDQVLYSEFVMSSAPPSALYVVDVHPLHQKIVLELDPRLAIFMVEKLFGGPGIFLRKPRELSQIERRIMDKVMMRAFRELEKAWKQIHDIHLEEAGFESNAEFVQILPGVEPALVATFEVSIYEQRSFINICYPYILLERMLGHSAMKQWRSSSTTEVPPAVRQRYEEQLEKIEVELRAVMGRTRIKLSEMMTLEVGDVIVLERRVNQPVQVYIGEREKFRAIPGRSGKHRALRILEVVPPELPLEEDELESDASAA is encoded by the coding sequence ATGGCTAAGCCACTTAGCCAGGAAGAAATCGACATACTCCTTGAGGTCCGTAGCCAGATCGGTGAACAGGGCGACTACGACCTCGAGGCCCTCGAGTCGATGATGACGGCCGAGGCGGAGAAGAAGATTCTCCCCTACAACTTCAAACGGCCTCGGCTGTTTTCGCAGGACCAGATGCGGGTCCTGCACTATGTGCACGAAGCCTTCGCCCGCGATCTTTCGGTTTATCTTTCGGCGCAGCTCCGCACGCTGGTCGACATCAGCCTGTCGGCTATCGACCAGGTGCTCTACTCGGAGTTCGTGATGTCCAGCGCGCCACCGTCGGCGCTCTACGTGGTCGACGTCCATCCACTTCACCAGAAAATCGTCCTGGAGCTTGACCCTCGCCTGGCCATTTTCATGGTAGAGAAGCTTTTCGGTGGACCGGGCATCTTTCTGCGCAAACCGCGGGAGCTTTCCCAGATCGAGCGCCGCATCATGGACAAGGTCATGATGCGGGCGTTTCGGGAGCTGGAAAAGGCCTGGAAACAGATTCACGATATCCACCTGGAAGAAGCCGGCTTCGAATCGAACGCCGAGTTCGTGCAGATCCTGCCGGGTGTCGAGCCGGCGCTGGTGGCCACGTTCGAGGTTTCGATTTACGAGCAGCGCTCTTTTATCAACATTTGCTATCCGTACATCCTGCTGGAGCGGATGCTGGGGCACAGCGCCATGAAGCAGTGGCGCTCCAGTTCCACGACCGAGGTGCCTCCGGCCGTTCGCCAGCGCTACGAGGAGCAACTGGAAAAAATCGAGGTGGAGCTGCGCGCCGTGATGGGCCGCACCCGGATCAAGCTCAGCGAGATGATGACGCTCGAGGTGGGCGACGTGATCGTGCTGGAGCGCCGGGTAAATCAACCCGTCCAGGTGTACATCGGCGAACGTGAGAAATTCAGGGCGATCCCCGGCCGCTCCGGCAAACATCGCGCCCTGCGCATTCTGGAAGTCGTCCCCCCGGAACTACCGCTTGAGGAAGATGAGCTCGAATCCGACGCTTCCGCGGCTTGA